The proteins below are encoded in one region of Streptomyces cyanogenus:
- the hpnE gene encoding hydroxysqualene dehydroxylase HpnE, protein MSDGSSPAPARAGTPRTAGRSAVVVGGGLAGITAALALADAGVRVTLLEGRPRLGGLAFSFQRGELTVDNGQHVYLRCCTAYRWFLDRIEGAALAPLQDHLDVPVVDVAKPEGRRLGRLRRDPLPVPLHLGRSLAAYPHLSLAERAAVGRAALALKGLDLADPALDTQDFGSWLAAHGQSARAVEALWDLVGVATLNAVAGDASLGLAAMVFKTGLLSDPGAADIGWARVPLGELHDRLARKALDSAGVRTEVRTRVTSVSFNENGTWSVQVPGENLDTDAVVLAVPQREAHDLLPPGALDAPERLLEIGTAPILNIHVLYDRKVLARPFFAALGTPVQWVFDRTDASGLGSGQYLALSQSAAQDEIDTPVAELRERYLPELERLIPGTRAAAVLDFFVTRERTATFAPAPGVGRLRPGARTKAPGLYLAGAWTATGWPATMESAVRSGVSAADAALSALGRPRPRHLFEFEEAA, encoded by the coding sequence ATGAGCGACGGGTCATCCCCCGCACCGGCGCGGGCCGGCACCCCGCGCACGGCAGGCCGCAGCGCGGTCGTGGTCGGCGGCGGCCTCGCCGGGATCACCGCGGCGCTCGCCCTCGCCGACGCAGGCGTCCGGGTCACCCTGCTCGAAGGCAGGCCCAGGCTGGGCGGCCTCGCCTTCTCCTTCCAGCGCGGCGAACTGACCGTCGACAACGGCCAGCACGTGTACCTGCGCTGCTGCACCGCATACCGCTGGTTCCTCGACCGGATCGAGGGTGCGGCGCTGGCACCGCTGCAGGACCACCTGGACGTGCCCGTCGTCGACGTCGCCAAGCCCGAGGGGCGGCGGCTCGGCAGGCTGCGGCGCGACCCGCTGCCCGTGCCCCTCCACCTGGGGCGCAGCCTGGCCGCCTATCCGCACCTCTCGCTCGCCGAGCGCGCGGCCGTCGGGCGTGCCGCGCTCGCGCTGAAGGGGCTCGACCTCGCCGATCCGGCCCTGGACACCCAGGACTTCGGCAGCTGGCTGGCCGCGCACGGCCAGTCGGCACGCGCCGTCGAGGCCCTGTGGGACCTGGTCGGCGTCGCCACCCTCAACGCGGTCGCGGGCGACGCCTCGCTGGGGCTCGCCGCGATGGTGTTCAAGACCGGTCTGCTGTCCGACCCGGGAGCGGCCGACATCGGCTGGGCCCGCGTCCCGCTGGGCGAACTGCACGACCGGCTGGCCCGCAAGGCGCTCGACTCCGCGGGCGTGCGTACCGAGGTCCGTACACGCGTCACCTCCGTCTCCTTCAACGAGAACGGGACGTGGAGCGTTCAGGTTCCCGGCGAGAACCTCGACACCGACGCGGTCGTCCTCGCCGTGCCCCAGCGCGAGGCCCACGACCTGCTGCCGCCCGGCGCCCTGGACGCGCCCGAGCGGCTGCTGGAGATCGGCACCGCGCCGATCCTGAACATCCATGTGCTCTACGACCGCAAGGTGCTCGCACGGCCCTTCTTCGCCGCCCTCGGCACCCCCGTCCAGTGGGTCTTCGACCGCACGGACGCCTCCGGGCTCGGCTCGGGACAGTACCTGGCGCTGTCCCAGTCGGCCGCGCAGGACGAGATCGACACACCGGTCGCCGAGCTGCGCGAGCGCTACCTGCCCGAGCTGGAACGGCTCATCCCGGGTACGCGCGCTGCCGCCGTACTGGATTTCTTCGTGACCCGGGAGCGCACGGCCACGTTCGCCCCCGCCCCCGGCGTCGGGCGGCTGCGGCCCGGCGCCCGCACCAAGGCCCCCGGCCTGTACCTGGCCGGAGCGTG
- a CDS encoding DUF6380 family protein — MRQATLPCGVASLTATAERAPFTLYAEQVRSAPKGRGAVSGMRLPPRGDDQPRRAGRRPTAHHGAARAALARKDAR; from the coding sequence ATGCGACAGGCAACCCTCCCCTGCGGCGTGGCGTCCCTGACTGCGACGGCGGAGCGTGCACCCTTCACTCTCTACGCCGAGCAGGTCCGGAGCGCCCCGAAGGGGCGCGGGGCGGTATCCGGCATGCGGCTCCCGCCGCGTGGGGACGACCAGCCACGACGGGCCGGCAGACGACCGACGGCCCATCACGGTGCCGCCCGCGCAGCGCTCGCACGGAAGGACGCACGATGA